The following are encoded in a window of Kogia breviceps isolate mKogBre1 chromosome 12, mKogBre1 haplotype 1, whole genome shotgun sequence genomic DNA:
- the SMIM45 gene encoding small integral membrane protein 45, translated as MPHFLDWFVPVYLFISVLILVGFGACIYYFEPGLQEAHKWRMQRPLVDRDLHKTLMVRDNLAFGGPEV; from the coding sequence ATGCCGCACTTCCTGGACTGGTTCGTGCCCGTTTACCTGTTCATCTCTGTCCTCATCCTGGTGGGCTTCGGCGCCTGCATCTACTACTTCGAGCCCGGTTTGCAGGAGGCGCACAAGTGGCGCATGCAGCGCCCCCTGGTGGACCGCGACCTCCACAAGACACTGATGGTTCGCGACAACCTGGCCTTCGGGGGCCCCGAGGTCTGA